A genomic segment from Modestobacter roseus encodes:
- a CDS encoding type 1 glutamine amidotransferase domain-containing protein encodes MSGELNGKRVAVLATDGVEQVELERPWQALVDAGAQPQLVGLEPGSITMYQHIDKGDTKPVDVVVSQADPGAFDALVLPGGVINGDFVRADADAVAFAKAFFDAGKPVAAICHAPWVLAEADVVRGRRMTSWPSLQTDLRNAGADWVDEEVVVDGNLTTSRNPDDLDTFSATLVQQFASA; translated from the coding sequence ATGTCCGGAGAACTGAACGGCAAGCGGGTGGCCGTGCTGGCCACCGACGGTGTGGAGCAGGTCGAACTGGAGCGGCCCTGGCAGGCCCTGGTGGACGCCGGCGCCCAGCCGCAGCTGGTGGGCCTGGAGCCCGGGTCGATCACCATGTACCAGCACATCGACAAGGGCGACACCAAGCCCGTCGACGTCGTGGTGTCCCAGGCGGACCCCGGCGCCTTCGACGCCCTGGTCCTGCCCGGCGGGGTCATCAACGGTGACTTCGTCCGCGCCGACGCCGACGCGGTGGCCTTCGCGAAGGCGTTCTTCGACGCCGGCAAGCCGGTGGCGGCGATCTGCCACGCCCCCTGGGTGCTCGCCGAGGCCGACGTCGTCCGGGGCCGGCGGATGACCTCCTGGCCGTCGCTGCAGACCGACCTGCGCAACGCCGGCGCGGACTGGGTGGACGAGGAGGTCGTCGTCGACGGCAACCTGACCACCAGTCGCAACCCCGACGACCTCGACACCTTCAGCGCGACGCTCGTCCAGCAGTTCGCCAGCGCCTGA